A window from Rana temporaria chromosome 8, aRanTem1.1, whole genome shotgun sequence encodes these proteins:
- the LOC120909064 gene encoding collectin-46-like codes for MKSFLTVWAALTMTFVIVSCQNAKDPVVCTVIQGLQPLHGKDGRDGRDGWPGQKGEPGSPGEVGSPGLKGNPGMPGKAGPQGQKGDLGITGAEGKSGPQGPKGEKGIIGPSGATGAVGAPGAKGAPGAAGPTGNQGVIGASGAKGDKGTIGPQGLKGDKGANGAPGTTGTPGTPGAKGAMGPPGISVTGAAGAKGGKGDPGLQGLKGEKGSAGGTGATGVTGAAGMKGATGAIGPQGIQGVKGAAGAKGDKGDLGPQGLKGSAGATGTTGNTGAPGVPGAKGAAGTNGGPGITGSRGSDGTKGAKGDPGAQGLKGERGQPGANGASGTPGILGAKGASGSPGSPGIAGIKGSAGAKGDKGDTGTQGIKGDRGPAGPAGTAGSPGSAGLKGATGSPGTAGAKGATGAKGDKGDSDPSLSTKITNLENKVAALERSITSLKKAFNFQSGAVISGNKMYIANGKDGNYDTAQASCQGAQGTLPTPLNSAETAAILQVVKARNRRFFLGINDKKQEGAFVYLNGNPISYKNWHTKEPNGGKIENCGEITEQGTWIDRSCDYKNSIVCEFS; via the exons GATCACCTGGAGAAGTGGGAAGCCCAGGATTAAAGGGAAATCCAGGCATGCCAGGCAAAGCTGGTCCACAAGGGCAGAAAGGAGATCTGGGAATTACAGGAGCTGAGGGCAAATCAG GCCCACAAGGTCCAAAAGGTGAAAAGGGCATAATTGGTCCTTCAGGAGCAACAGGAGCTGTTGGAGCTCCAGGCGCTAAAGGTGCTCCAGGTGCAGCAGGACCCACTGGAAATCAAGGTGTTATCGGTGCTTCCGGAGCCAAGGGAGACAAAGGGACCATAG GCCCTCAAGGATTAAAAGGGGATAAAGGTGCAAATGGTGCGCCAGGGACAACAGGAACTCCAGGCACTCCAGGTGCTAAGGGTGCAATGGGTCCTCCCGGCATCTCAGTTACAGGAGCTGCTGGGGCAAAAGGAGGCAAAGGAGATCCAG GCTTGCAAGGTCTGAAGGGGGAAAAAGGGTCAGCAGGAGGTACAGGAGCCACAGGTGTGACTGGAGCTGCTGGTATGAAGGGTGCTACAGGTGCAATAGGACCACAAGGAATTCAAGGAGTTAAAGGAGCTGCTGGTGCCAAAGGAGACAAAGGAGATCTAG gaCCACAGGGACTCAAAGGCAGTGCTGGAGCGACTGGTACTACAGGGAATACAGGGGCTCCTGGAGTTCCAGGTGCTAAAGGGGCTGCAGGTACAAATGGAGGACCTGGAATCACAGGGTCAAGGGGATCTGATGGCACCAAGGGAGCCAAGGGAGATCCAG gcgCTCAAGGTCTAAAAGGAGAAAGAGGACAACCTGGTGCCAATGGAGCTTCAGGTACTCCTGGGATTttgggtgccaaaggtgcttcaggtTCTCCAGGATCTCCAGGTATCGCAGGAATAAAGGGAAGTGCTGGTGCCAAAGGAGATAAAGGAGATACAG GTACACAAGGAATAAAAGGAGACAGAGGACCAGCAGGTCCAGCAGGAACTGCAGGGTCACCGGGATCAGCTGGATTAAAAGGTGCCACAGGTTCTCCAGGGACTGCAGGAGCTAAAGGGGCTACTGGTGCAAAAGGAGACAAGGGAGATTCAG ATCCTTCCCTTTCAACTAAAATTACAAATCTGGAAAACAAAGTAGCTGCTCTAGAAAGGAGCATCACCTCTCTCAAGAAAG CATTCAATTTTCAAAGTGGAGCAGTGATATCGGGAAACAAAATGTATATCGCTAATGGAAAAGATGGCAATTATGACACTGCCCAAGCCTCTTGCCAAGGGGCACAGGGCACGTTGCCAACTCCACTGAATAGTGCTGAAACTGCAGCCATTCTTCAGGTTGTTAAAGCAAGGAACCGAAGATTTTTCCTTGGAATCAATGACAAAAAACAAGAAGGTGCTTTTGTATACCTCAATGGCAATCCAATTTCCTACAAGAATTGGCACACAAAGGAACCAAATGGAGGAAAAATTGAAAATTGTGGAGAAATAACTGAACAAGGAACATGGATTGATAGGAGCTGTGACTATAAAAATAGTATAGTTTGTGAATTTTCATAA